In Nitrospira sp., one genomic interval encodes:
- a CDS encoding NAD(P)-dependent alcohol dehydrogenase: protein MTNKEKSIAREITAAVVRKKGGPFQVETLTLEGPRPDEALIRIVATGMCHTDMVARDQLYTVPLPVVLGHEGAGIVEQVGSNVKKIAPGDHVVLTYMWCGHCKPCLNGDLTYCANFYPLNFGGAREDGSTATHDKQGAVQDHFFGQSSFGTYALAHERNVVKVSANAPLELLGPLGCGIQTGAGAVMNGLKVRPGSSFAAFGGGAVGLSSVMAARVAGATTIIVADVVPSRLALAKELGATHTVNSRETDPVEAVRRITGGGADFTLESSGRPAVLRQAIDALAIRGVCGIVGAPALGTEASFDVNGVMTTGKRIIGIIEGDSVPDLFIPSLVELYAQGRFPFDRLVKFYSLDQINQAAEDSEKGVTIKPIVRLGA, encoded by the coding sequence ATGACAAACAAGGAGAAGAGTATAGCCCGCGAGATCACGGCGGCGGTGGTTCGCAAAAAAGGTGGACCGTTCCAGGTCGAGACGCTCACCTTGGAAGGGCCACGTCCCGACGAGGCCTTGATTCGGATCGTCGCGACTGGCATGTGTCACACCGACATGGTCGCGCGCGACCAGCTCTATACCGTGCCGTTACCGGTTGTCCTTGGCCATGAAGGGGCCGGTATCGTAGAGCAGGTCGGCAGCAACGTCAAAAAAATTGCACCGGGCGACCACGTGGTGCTGACCTACATGTGGTGCGGCCACTGCAAACCCTGCCTGAACGGCGACCTGACCTACTGCGCGAATTTCTACCCGTTGAATTTCGGGGGTGCGCGCGAAGACGGCAGTACTGCGACTCATGATAAGCAGGGTGCCGTCCAGGATCATTTCTTCGGCCAGTCGTCGTTCGGCACCTATGCCCTCGCTCACGAGCGAAACGTCGTCAAGGTCTCGGCCAATGCACCGCTGGAATTGCTCGGTCCCCTCGGCTGCGGTATTCAAACCGGTGCGGGAGCCGTGATGAACGGGTTGAAAGTCAGGCCCGGCAGCAGCTTCGCCGCGTTCGGTGGCGGAGCCGTCGGCCTGAGCTCGGTGATGGCCGCGCGGGTGGCCGGTGCGACGACCATCATCGTCGCCGATGTTGTCCCGTCGCGGCTTGCGCTGGCCAAGGAGCTCGGAGCGACCCACACCGTGAACAGCCGCGAGACTGATCCCGTTGAAGCGGTCCGCAGGATCACCGGCGGCGGCGCAGATTTCACGCTTGAATCGAGCGGACGTCCCGCCGTGCTGCGCCAGGCGATCGATGCCTTGGCAATTAGAGGCGTGTGCGGCATCGTCGGGGCCCCAGCGCTGGGCACCGAAGCCAGCTTCGATGTGAACGGGGTCATGACCACCGGCAAACGGATTATCGGCATCATCGAAGGCGACAGCGTGCCGGATCTGTTCATTCCGAGTCTCGTTGAGCTGTATGCGCAGGGCCGTTTCCCGTTCGATAGGCTGGTGAAATTTTATAGCCTGGACCAGATCAATCAGGCGGCGGAGGACAGTGAGAAGGGCGTCACGATCAAGCCGATCGTGCGTCTCGGTGCGTGA
- a CDS encoding cytochrome c: MGGITTNKQLSRLGLVVLVAAGMAARVAGAAPEEAPKPGFAWKNGAEVYAKICALCHETAVGPTLRGRGLDPTYIQFIVRHGNRAMPAFRASEIDDQSLEKLAEYLSKAEANK, encoded by the coding sequence ATGGGTGGGATAACAACCAATAAGCAATTGTCCAGGCTTGGCCTGGTGGTGCTCGTTGCGGCTGGGATGGCAGCGAGAGTCGCCGGGGCGGCGCCCGAAGAGGCGCCCAAGCCAGGCTTCGCGTGGAAGAATGGAGCCGAGGTCTATGCGAAGATCTGCGCCTTGTGCCACGAAACCGCAGTAGGTCCGACCCTTCGAGGTCGCGGCCTGGATCCTACCTACATCCAATTCATCGTGCGACACGGCAACCGGGCAATGCCGGCGTTTCGCGCTTCCGAGATCGATGACCAGTCGTTGGAAAAACTGGCCGAATATCTGTCCAAAGCAGAGGCCAACAAGTAA
- a CDS encoding SRPBCC domain-containing protein has translation MKELLTEIHINASRGTIWNVLADFSSYPEWNPFIRSISGNPKPGETLKAKIQPTGGRGMTFRPRVLVSKAGEELRWLGHLIIPGLFDGEHAFQIERLGDHQSRFIQRERFRGLLVPLLWRSIEPVTRRGFEEMNAALKRRAEGLQDQYMMRTSI, from the coding sequence ATGAAAGAATTGCTCACAGAGATTCACATCAATGCGTCGCGTGGAACCATCTGGAACGTGCTGGCGGATTTTAGCTCCTATCCGGAGTGGAATCCGTTTATCCGTTCAATCTCTGGTAACCCGAAGCCCGGCGAGACACTCAAAGCGAAAATCCAGCCAACTGGAGGTCGAGGCATGACGTTTCGACCCAGGGTTCTCGTCTCCAAAGCGGGCGAGGAATTACGCTGGCTGGGGCATCTCATCATTCCGGGTCTGTTCGATGGCGAGCATGCATTCCAGATCGAGCGTCTGGGCGATCATCAAAGCAGGTTCATCCAACGTGAGCGTTTTCGTGGGTTGCTGGTGCCGCTACTGTGGAGGAGCATCGAACCGGTGACACGCCGCGGTTTCGAAGAGATGAATGCCGCCCTCAAACGTCGCGCCGAGGGTCTACAGGATCAATACATGATGCGAACGTCGATATAG
- a CDS encoding FAD-binding oxidoreductase: MASKYIALPKGVSEETFDAAVKEFRGVLGESNVLTSADQLAPYTKVMMPVAEANHQPSAAILATTVEQIQKIVGICNKHKVPIWTVSTGKNLGYGSAAPAERGQVVLDLHRMNRILEVDGDLCYALVEPGVTYRQLYDYFQEHKLPLWLSVPAPSAIAGPTGNTLDRGVGYTPYGEHFMNACGMEVVLANGEVLRTAMGGLPKSNTWQVFKWGYGPYLDGIFTQSNYGIVTKFGFWLQPAPPVYKPFLIQYQNEEDVVEIVETMRPLRLNGVIPNSGVIAHALYEAAVKAKRSDYVSGPGSISDEAVRQLVKDHNMGLWNVTAALYGTKEQVDVNWKIVTDAFGKSGKAKFLTQEDVGDDPQFGYRAALMRGGMDLREFNLYNWRGGGGSLWFAPVCPARGSETLNQMALAKRILTKHGLDYTGEFIVGMRDMHHILDMLYDRSDPAMTKAAYQCFDELVTEFSALGYGSYRTNTAFMDKVADTYSPVQRSVNRTLKQALDPNGILAPGKSGIRL, from the coding sequence ATGGCCAGCAAATATATCGCCTTGCCGAAGGGTGTTTCCGAAGAAACGTTTGATGCCGCGGTGAAGGAGTTCCGTGGCGTCTTGGGGGAGAGTAATGTGCTGACGAGTGCTGATCAGCTCGCACCCTATACCAAGGTCATGATGCCGGTGGCGGAGGCGAATCACCAGCCGTCCGCCGCGATTCTGGCGACGACTGTGGAACAAATCCAGAAGATCGTTGGTATCTGCAACAAACACAAGGTGCCGATATGGACGGTCTCGACCGGCAAGAACTTGGGATATGGCTCTGCGGCTCCGGCGGAGCGTGGCCAGGTCGTGCTCGATCTCCATCGCATGAACCGCATCCTCGAAGTCGATGGCGACCTCTGCTACGCCCTCGTTGAACCGGGCGTCACCTATCGACAGCTCTACGACTACTTTCAAGAGCATAAGCTTCCTTTATGGCTCTCCGTGCCGGCGCCCTCCGCCATTGCCGGGCCGACGGGCAATACGCTGGACCGGGGGGTCGGCTACACCCCCTACGGGGAGCATTTTATGAACGCCTGCGGCATGGAAGTGGTTCTCGCGAACGGCGAAGTTCTCCGCACGGCAATGGGTGGGTTGCCGAAATCCAATACCTGGCAGGTGTTCAAGTGGGGCTACGGTCCTTATCTCGATGGCATCTTTACCCAGTCCAACTACGGCATCGTCACGAAATTCGGGTTTTGGCTGCAGCCGGCGCCGCCGGTGTATAAGCCGTTCCTGATTCAATATCAAAATGAAGAAGATGTCGTGGAGATCGTGGAGACCATGCGCCCTCTTCGCCTGAACGGCGTCATTCCCAATTCAGGAGTCATCGCCCATGCGCTCTACGAAGCGGCGGTGAAGGCCAAGCGGAGCGACTACGTGTCAGGGCCCGGTTCGATCTCGGATGAAGCGGTGCGACAATTGGTTAAGGATCACAACATGGGCCTCTGGAATGTTACGGCCGCACTCTATGGCACAAAGGAACAGGTGGACGTGAATTGGAAGATCGTGACCGACGCCTTCGGCAAGTCGGGCAAGGCGAAGTTCTTGACGCAAGAGGATGTCGGCGATGATCCCCAGTTCGGATACCGGGCGGCCCTCATGCGCGGCGGGATGGACCTGAGGGAATTTAATCTCTACAACTGGCGCGGCGGAGGCGGTTCTCTCTGGTTCGCCCCCGTGTGTCCGGCGCGGGGCAGTGAGACCCTGAATCAGATGGCGCTGGCCAAGCGCATCCTGACCAAGCACGGGTTGGATTACACCGGTGAGTTTATCGTCGGCATGCGTGACATGCATCATATTCTCGACATGTTGTACGACCGGTCCGATCCAGCCATGACGAAGGCCGCGTACCAATGTTTCGATGAGCTGGTAACGGAGTTTTCGGCGCTGGGGTACGGAAGCTATCGCACAAACACGGCATTCATGGACAAGGTGGCCGACACATACAGTCCGGTGCAGCGATCGGTCAATCGGACGTTGAAACAGGCGCTCGACCCCAACGGAATCCTCGCGCCGGGCAAGTCCGGCATCAGGCTGTAA